The following proteins are encoded in a genomic region of Cricetulus griseus strain 17A/GY chromosome 7, alternate assembly CriGri-PICRH-1.0, whole genome shotgun sequence:
- the Krt16 gene encoding keratin, type I cytoskeletal 16 codes for MTTCSRQFTSSSSMKGSCGIGGGSSRISSVLTGGSCRAPSTYGGLSVSSSRFSSGGACGMGSSYGGGFSSSSFGGYGGGIGCGIGGGFGGGFGGGFGGGFGGGIGGGFGGGDGLLVGSEKVTMQNLNDRLASYLDKVRALEEANTDLEVKIRDWYQRQRPAETKDYSSYFRTIEDLKSKIIAATLENAQPILQIDNARLAADDFRTKYEHELALRQTVEADVNGLRRVLDELTLARADLEMQIENLKEELAYLKKNHEEEMLALRGQTGGDVNVEMDAAPGVDLSRILNEMRDQYEQMAEKNRRDAEAWFLSKTEELNKEVASNSELIQSGRSEVSELRRVFQGLEIELQSQLSMKASLESSLEETKGRYCMQLAQIQGLISGVEEQLAQLRCEMEQQSQEYNILLDVKTRLEQEIATYRRLLDGEDAQISSSQHSSGHSYSSREREVFSSSSRQPRSILKEQGSSSFSQSQSQSSRN; via the exons ATGACCACCTGCAGCCGCCAGTTCACCTCCTCCAGCTCCATGAAGGGCTCCTGTGGCATCGGTGGCGGTTCTAGCCGCATCTCCTCTGTCCTGACTGGAGGATCCTGCCGGGCTCCCAGCACCTATGGGGGCCTGTCAGTCAGCTCCTCTCGCTTCTCCTCTGGGGGAGCCTGCGGCATGGGGAGCAGCTATGGTGGGGGCTTCAGCAGCAGCAGTTTTGGAGGATATGGTGGTGGCATTGGCTGTGGCATTGGTGGTGGCTTTGGTGGTGGCTTTGGTGGTGGCTTTGGTGGTGGTTTTGGTGGTGGCATTGGTGGTggctttggtggtggtgatggactCCTGGTGGGCAGTGAGAAGGTGACCATGCAGAACCTCAACGACCGCCTGGCCAGCTACCTGGACAAGGTGCGTGCCCTGGAGGAGGCCAACACTGACCTGGAGGTGAAGATCCGTGACTGGTACCAGAGGCAGCGGCCCGCTGAGACCAAAGACTACAGCTCCTACTTCAGGACCATCGAGGACCTGAAGAGCAAG ATTATCGCGGCCACTCTGGAGAATGCACAGCCCATTTTGCAGATCGACAATGCCAGGCTGGCAGCTGATGACTTCAGGACCAA GTATGAGCATGAGCTGGCCCTGCGTCAGACCGTGGAGGCCGACGTCAATGGCCTGCGCCGGGTGTTGGATGAGCTGACCCTGGCCAGAGCCGACCTGGAGATGCAGATTGAGAATCTCAAGGAGGAGCTGGCCTACCTGAAGAAGAACCATGAGGAG GAGATGCTTGCCTTGAGGGGTCAGACTGGTGGGGATGTCAACGTGGAGATGGATGCAGCCCCTGGCGTGGACCTGAGCCGCATCCTGAATGAGATGAGAGACCAGTATGAGCAGATGGCCGAGAAGAACCGCAGGGATGCAGAGGCCTGGTTCTTGAGCAAG ACTGAGGAGCTGAACAAAGAAGTGGCCTCTAACAGTGAGCTGATACAGAGTGGCCGCAGTGAGGTGTCAGAGCTCCGCAGAGTGTTCCAGGGCCTGGAGATCGAACTACAGTCCCAGCTCAGCATG AAAGCGTCCTTGGAGAGCAGCCTGGAAGAGACCAAGGGCCGATACTGCATGCAGCTGGCCCAGATCCAGGGTCTGATCAGCGGTGTGGAGGAGCAGCTGGCTCAGCTGCGCTGTGAGATGGAGCAGCAGAGTCAGGAGTACAATATCTTGTTGGACGTGAAGACGCGGCTGGAGCAGGAGATTGCCACCTACCGCCGGCTGCTGGATGGCGAGGATGCCCA AATCTCCTCCTCGCAACACTCATCTGGCCATTCctattcttccagagaaagagaag tcttctcctcatcctctcgCCAGCCCCGGTCCATCCTTAAAGAGCAAGGCTCATCCAGCTTCAGCCAGAGCCAAAGCCAGAGTTCCAGGAACTGA